ACTCCATCGTTGGCGCGTTGACCCTGTACCTTGACTTCATCAACCTGTTCCTGATGCTGCTGCGTATTTTCGGCAATCGTCGTTAATTTATTTCCCCTGTCTGGTGCGGGTTCCCCGCGCCAGACATCTCCCCACCCACATCTCCTTACCTGCTATTACGCAATATTTCGCCTAAAAATGGCGTAGGCTGCCGAGCCGGTGGTTAGCGTGATGATAAGCAGCGGCCATAGACTGCCCCAGATAATGCTGAAGTCCGCATCCTTGAGGTAAATCTGTTTGGTGATGTCGGTAAAGTGGCGAATCGGGTTAATCCAGGTCAGATCCTGCAACCAAATCGGCATGTTCTCAACCGGTGAAACATAGCCAGAAAGCAGAATCGCGGGCATCAGGAAAACGAACACGCCGATAAACGCCTGCTGCTGCGTGGCGCAGAGCGAGGAAATCAGCAGCCCAAAGCCCACCAGCGACAGGCCATAAATCAACAGCGTGGTGTAAAACAGCAGTAGCGATCCGGCGAAGGGGATATGGAAAATCAATATGCCCGCCAGCAGCACGATCGTGGCTTGAAACGTGGCGACAATCAGCGCGGGGACGGCTTTGCCAATGAAGATCTGGCTGGTGGACAGCGGCGAAACCAGCAGTTGTTCCAACGTACCCTGTTCCCGTTCGCGCGCCACAGAAAGCGCTGTCACAATCAGCACGCCGATGGTGGCAATCATGGCAATCAGCGATGGCACCACAAACCATTTGTAGTCCAGATTCGGGTTATACCAATGGCGCACCACCAGCTCGCTATTGTTTGAATTTGAATAGTTCTGACTGGTGGTGTTTTGAGTGGGTCTGGCCGCCAGCAATGCCAACTGATAATCCCGCACGATGTGCTGCACATCGTTGGCGGCGATCTGCGCGCTGTTGGAACGTCTGCCGTCCAAAATAAGCTGAAGCGATGTGGTGTTCCCGCTAGCGATATCGCGAGAGAACTGCGGCGGGAAGCGCAGGATGAGAAGCGCACGCTGATTATCCAGCGTCGGAGCCACGTCTTGCGAGTTATGCAGCATCAGCACGTGAGAAAAAGACTTCGCCTTGGCAAAGCGCTGCGTCAGCTCAATCGCATGAGGGCCGTTATCTTCGCTATAAATGGCAATGGTCGCGTTGGTCACGTCGAGCGTTGCGGCGAAAGGAAACAGGGAAACCTGAAGGATAACGGGCAACACCAGAATAGCGCGCGTTTGTGGATCGCGCAGCAGCGATTGCAGTTCCTTAATAATCAGCGTCCACAGACGATGCAGCATAGTCGCTCCCTAATCCAGTCTGCGCCGGGTTTGCCAGGCCGTCAGGCCAATAAAGACCATCGCGGAGAGAATGAGAAACAGCAGGTTAGTGATCAGCACCGTGCCGATATTTCCCGCGAGAAACAGCGTTTGCAGCGTGCTGACGAAATAGCGTGCCGGGATAATGTATGACACGCCCCGGACAAATTCCGGCATGCTGTCGATTTCAAAAATAAAGCCGGACAGCATGATGGCTGGCAGAAAAGCCGCATTCAGCGCCACCATCGCGGCGTTGAACTGGTTGCGGGTGAGGGTAGAGATCAGCAGCCCCATACCCAACGTGCTGGCCAGGAACAAACTGCTGATCACAAACAGCAACAGCAAGGAGCCGCGATAGGGCACCTGCATGATGAAGGTTGAGACCAGAATACACAGCGTCATGGCGATCATGCCAAGAAAGTAATACGGGATGAGCTTGGACAGCAGCAACTCGGCACGGGTGACCTGCGTAGAGAGCAGCGCCTCCATTGTCCCGCGCTCCCACTCGCGGGCGATGACCAACGACGTGAGAATCGCACCAATCACCGTCATGATGATGGTAATCGCACCGGGAATGATGAAATGCTGGCTGATGGCGGCCGGGTTAAACCAGTAGCGCGATTGCACCTTGATAAGTTGTTCGAACGTGCCGCCGCGATCTTCCGCCCGCTGCTGCTGCCACAGCAGCCAGATGCCTTCCGCATATCCCTGCACAAAATTCGCCGTGTTGGGTTCGCTGCCGTCGGTGATGACCTGGATCGGCGCGCGATCGCCCGGCCGCGCCAGCCGTTCGGCAAAATCGGTAGGGATGACGATCAGACCGCGAATGCTGCCAGCCTGCATCTGTTGAATCAGGTGCTGACGATTATTGCTGATGGTCGGTTCAATAAACGGCGAGGCCGCGAAGGTCTTCGCCAGATCGCGTGCGTCTTCACTCTGCTGCTCCAGCAGGATGCCAACATGGAGACGGCTGGAATCCAGATTGATGCCGTAACCGAAGATAAACAGCAGCAGCAGCGGAATCACGAACGCGATCAGCCCGCTGCTGGGATCGCGCAAGATTTGGCGTGTCTCTTTCAGGCACAGCGCCCGCAGGCGACGCGTGGAGAAATGTGTGCTGCCGTGCTGGTTGGTTTTATCTTGCTCAACGCTATTCTGTTCAACCATGTTCCGCCTCCCCGTCGTACGCCTGAATCAGTGCGATAAACGCTTCTTCCATGGTGGGTGAGGGCGTCTGTGTGCTGGCCGCCTGATGCTTCAGTTCGTCCGGCGTGCCGCTGGCGATCAGCTTGCCACGGTACACCAGCCCGATGCGATCGCAGTATTCTGCTTCATCCATGAAGTGCGTGGTGACCATTACCGTGACGCCGCGATTGACCATGCCGTTGATGTGAATCCAGAATTCGCGCCGGGTCAGTGGATCGACGCCGGAGGTGGGTTCGTCGAGAAACAGAATATCGGGTTCATGCATCAGCGCACAGGCCAGCGCCAGCCGCTGCTTAAACCCCAGCGGCAGGGCATCCGGCGTCTGGCGATAAATGGGCTTGAAGTTGAAGGCGTCGGTCATCCCCGCCATTTTATCGCGCTGCGCTTTGCCTCTGAGACCATAGACGCCGGAGAAAAACCGCAGATTCTGTTCGACGGTCAGATTGCCGTACAGCGAGAACTTCTGCGCCATGTAACCTAAATGCTGGCGGGCTTTACCGGAGCTGGTTTTCAGATCCATATCGAGCACCAGCGCTTTGCCGTCAGTCGGCACCAACAGGCCGCACATCATCTTGAAGGTGGTCGATTTTCCTGCACCGTTTGGGCCAAGCAGACCGAAGATTTCTCCGCGTTTCACCTGAAAACTGACATGATCGGTCGCAGCGAAGTCACCAAATTTTTTCGTCAGCGCCTGAGCTTCAATCACCGTTTCACCACCGCTGACGTCAATCTGCGGCATGATGCTTGCCAATGATGAATCACTGGCCGGACCGCCACCCAGCAGGTCGATAAAAGCATCTTCAAAGCGCGGATCGGTGTCGTGCAGACACCCTGCTTCCAGTTGCAAAGCGGAGAGCAGCGATGCTCGATCCGCGTCGGGTCTTAGCATCAGCCTGACGTATTGCCCCTGAATCACACCGTCGCTCACCTGTGGTAAACGCAGCGCGTCCTGCAATACATCCCGATGTCGGCGATCGCCGGTATCAATCAGGATACAGCGCCCCGCCATGCGCGCGGTCAGATCGCGTGGCGCGCCGCGATACAGCAGCTCGCCTTCGTTCAGTAACAGCACATCACGACACTGTTCCGCTTCATCAAGATACGACGTACTCCACAGGATCAACATGCCGTCGTCAGCCAGTTCGTGCACCATGTGCCACAGCTCACGGCGAGAAATGGGGTCGACGCCCACGCCCGGTTCATCCAGCAGAAGCACCTTAGGCTGCCCGAGCAGCGTACAGGCCAGCCCCAGTTTCTGTTTCATGCCGCCGGAGAGTTTGCCTGCCAGTCTGTCGGTAAAGCGGGTCAAGTCGGTAAACGACAGCAGGCGATCGAAGGTTTCTTTGCGTACCCCGCCGATAATACCGCGCAAGTCGGCATACAGCGTCAGGTTTTCCATGACCGTCAGATCTTCATACAGGCCGAATTTTTGCGGCATGTAGCCCAAAATGGCATGGAGCTGGCGATCGTCTTTGATGGGATCCAGATGCGCGACGCGCAGCGTACCCTTACTGGGGGTTAACAATCCCGCCAGCATACGCAGCAGTGTGGTTTTACCTGCGCCGTCTGGGCCAACTAATCCGGTTACGGCACCGCTGCGTATCTCGGCAGTAAGGCTGGCGAGTGCGGGCTTTTCCTGTCCGGCAAAGCATTTTTCCAGCCCGTCCAGCGCGATCTGCGCGGGAGCGTTAGTCATGGCGCACGGGCTCTTGAGTGCGATTGGCCTCTTCCGCCACCTCTTCAAAGCGTAGTGTAACCGGCATCCCCTGACGTAACCCGTCATCGGGATCGTTAACGACGATGCGCAGGCGGTAAACCAGGTCGGTGCGAAGATCTTCGGTTTCGACGCTTTTCGGCGTGAATTCGGCGCTGGGTGAAACAAAACCGACTTTGCCACGATAGGGCTGATTGGGGCGCCCATCGGTGTAAATTAGCATCTGACTACCGGGTACGACGCGGCCGAGATCTTTCTCGCTCACATAGGCGCGTACCCAAACCGGGCGAGTGAGAGAAAGGGTGAAAACGGTACTGCCCGCCGCCAGCATGCTGCCTTTTTCAGCGGCGCGGGTGAGGATTACGCCGGGAGACGGCGCCAGCAATTCGGTATCCTGTTTATCCAATTCCGCCTGTGCCAGTCCGGCTGAGGCCTGCGCCACCGCTGCCTGCGCGGCGGCGATTTCCTGTGGTCTATTGCCACGCTCGAACTGGCTCAGCTTGTCTTTTGCCGCCTGTAACGTCGCCAGCGCCTGACTACGTGACGTTCTGGCATCATCCAGCATGTTGGCAGAAATAGCGCGTTTATCCCACAGCCCCTGCTGACGCTGGTAGAAACTGTTGGCGTAATCATAGGCAGCCTGACTCTGGGCAACCTGAGAGCGCACCTGCGCGATCTCTTCCTGTCGATAACCTTCCTGCGCCAGTTGGAGCTGTGCCTGAGCACTGGCAAGGTTCGCCTGCGCCTGATGTTGTGCATTCTGATAGGGCGCGGCATCAAGCGTTGCCAGCGGCTGGCCTGCCTGCACCGTATCACCTTCATCAACGTTCAACTCGGCCACTCTGCCGCCAACACGGAAGGCCAGATTGACGGTACGGATATCCACATTGCCGTAGAGCGTTAACGGTTTTTCCTGCTGTTGCTGGTGGTGATAAAAGCCATAACCTGCACCGAGCAGGACAAGAACGAGGGCAGCGAACGCCAGTTTTCTCTTCTTCATCACGCATGATTCCTTTGTTGGTCAGCGGCAGGGGATACGGCAGCAGCGATCCCGCAGGCCGTTAAGCGGTGTCGGAGTCTCTTATTGATCTAAGTGATTAATAATATGACGAGTTACAGGTCTTTATGGTGATTTAGCGTGATCTGTTTCACAAAAATGCACGGCATCCGGCGAATACCGTCAGACATACCCGCCCCTATCTGGCACAACACCTTCATTTTGTTAAAAAAGTGAAAATAAATCGGCGCTATTGTAATTTATTTTATTGAATGATAATAATTGTTATTAGCAATTACATAGCGAGCTGGCGGCATTGATGCAGTGCACAGGGTGGAAAACCTCTGTGTTTAATGCCTGAGCCGGTAATAACCCGCCAAGATGTTTCGCGTGAAGCGCAGCATTTTGGCATTTTTTTGTCTGTGCCGAGGTGGTCGTTTCC
The genomic region above belongs to Pectobacterium colocasium and contains:
- a CDS encoding ABC transporter permease; translated protein: MLHRLWTLIIKELQSLLRDPQTRAILVLPVILQVSLFPFAATLDVTNATIAIYSEDNGPHAIELTQRFAKAKSFSHVLMLHNSQDVAPTLDNQRALLILRFPPQFSRDIASGNTTSLQLILDGRRSNSAQIAANDVQHIVRDYQLALLAARPTQNTTSQNYSNSNNSELVVRHWYNPNLDYKWFVVPSLIAMIATIGVLIVTALSVAREREQGTLEQLLVSPLSTSQIFIGKAVPALIVATFQATIVLLAGILIFHIPFAGSLLLFYTTLLIYGLSLVGFGLLISSLCATQQQAFIGVFVFLMPAILLSGYVSPVENMPIWLQDLTWINPIRHFTDITKQIYLKDADFSIIWGSLWPLLIITLTTGSAAYAIFRRNIA
- a CDS encoding ABC transporter permease is translated as MVEQNSVEQDKTNQHGSTHFSTRRLRALCLKETRQILRDPSSGLIAFVIPLLLLFIFGYGINLDSSRLHVGILLEQQSEDARDLAKTFAASPFIEPTISNNRQHLIQQMQAGSIRGLIVIPTDFAERLARPGDRAPIQVITDGSEPNTANFVQGYAEGIWLLWQQQRAEDRGGTFEQLIKVQSRYWFNPAAISQHFIIPGAITIIMTVIGAILTSLVIAREWERGTMEALLSTQVTRAELLLSKLIPYYFLGMIAMTLCILVSTFIMQVPYRGSLLLLFVISSLFLASTLGMGLLISTLTRNQFNAAMVALNAAFLPAIMLSGFIFEIDSMPEFVRGVSYIIPARYFVSTLQTLFLAGNIGTVLITNLLFLILSAMVFIGLTAWQTRRRLD
- a CDS encoding ATP-binding cassette domain-containing protein → MTNAPAQIALDGLEKCFAGQEKPALASLTAEIRSGAVTGLVGPDGAGKTTLLRMLAGLLTPSKGTLRVAHLDPIKDDRQLHAILGYMPQKFGLYEDLTVMENLTLYADLRGIIGGVRKETFDRLLSFTDLTRFTDRLAGKLSGGMKQKLGLACTLLGQPKVLLLDEPGVGVDPISRRELWHMVHELADDGMLILWSTSYLDEAEQCRDVLLLNEGELLYRGAPRDLTARMAGRCILIDTGDRRHRDVLQDALRLPQVSDGVIQGQYVRLMLRPDADRASLLSALQLEAGCLHDTDPRFEDAFIDLLGGGPASDSSLASIMPQIDVSGGETVIEAQALTKKFGDFAATDHVSFQVKRGEIFGLLGPNGAGKSTTFKMMCGLLVPTDGKALVLDMDLKTSSGKARQHLGYMAQKFSLYGNLTVEQNLRFFSGVYGLRGKAQRDKMAGMTDAFNFKPIYRQTPDALPLGFKQRLALACALMHEPDILFLDEPTSGVDPLTRREFWIHINGMVNRGVTVMVTTHFMDEAEYCDRIGLVYRGKLIASGTPDELKHQAASTQTPSPTMEEAFIALIQAYDGEAEHG
- the hlyD gene encoding secretion protein HlyD — its product is MKKRKLAFAALVLVLLGAGYGFYHHQQQQEKPLTLYGNVDIRTVNLAFRVGGRVAELNVDEGDTVQAGQPLATLDAAPYQNAQHQAQANLASAQAQLQLAQEGYRQEEIAQVRSQVAQSQAAYDYANSFYQRQQGLWDKRAISANMLDDARTSRSQALATLQAAKDKLSQFERGNRPQEIAAAQAAVAQASAGLAQAELDKQDTELLAPSPGVILTRAAEKGSMLAAGSTVFTLSLTRPVWVRAYVSEKDLGRVVPGSQMLIYTDGRPNQPYRGKVGFVSPSAEFTPKSVETEDLRTDLVYRLRIVVNDPDDGLRQGMPVTLRFEEVAEEANRTQEPVRHD